In Heliangelus exortis chromosome 3, bHelExo1.hap1, whole genome shotgun sequence, the genomic stretch AGCTTGAAGATCAGATAAAATCCCAACACATTGTCTAAAGATCTGCCTTTTAAACAGAGACTGTGCCAAAAAGAAGTACATTACAAAgcagagcctttgtttataaaagacaaaaataacacCCCACTGGAGATCTTGTTGTGCACTTGGGAAATTATAGAAGTAAAATTAGgcttaatttaataattaaagtTATGGTCCCAGGGCTGACATTTTTCTTGAATGATATACTTTTTCCTGACCcccttaatctttttttcacaaGGATTTTTGATAGAGTATTTAACTTCATGTTTCCATGGGTCAACTAAGGGTGTAAACATGATCAATGAGAGCCACAAGGCTGATCCATGCTCCTCAAAGTATCAGCATCCATCAGCTGTCTGCACTGTTCAGGGCTGAGCTAATCACCAGGTTTGGAACAGGGAAGCAATCCTCTTCCAGATCAGCTCATCAGAGACTGCTGGGGTTTGTTTATCTTCCTCTGCAGCATTGTGCATGGTCTGGAAGCATCTGCAAATGTCACCCAGCAAATCTGCTTACTGGGGAGGACTCAGATATGCCCTGGATCTCTCCTGTTCTCCTCCTGTGTTCAGGAGCATCTCTGTGTTCAATCTGCAGTTGGTGAGACAAGTTCCACCTCCAATACTGAGACCATTTCAGGCTCCAGCTTTACCTCCCAGTGTGACTGGGAGCAATGTGCTGCACTTTGCTTTACACTCTGGTTGTGAAAAAAGACTCTTGCAATTTTTATTGTAAGAAAAATCAAGCAACTGACTGCTCTGTTTGCCTGCCACCCTTACCAGAGAGTGAAGAGATTAGGATCACCCCACTCAATTGCAGACTTTTAGCCAAGCCAGCTGAACAAGCCTTGGTTCCTGTACAATCAACAGACTAAGAGAGGCTTTTCAGGGAGGGAGTCAATTAATCTGAAGATCTGAAAGCCCTGGAAGagccttttctcctctgcagcagagggCAAGTGTGACCAGGTTGCTTCTGCTAAGAGGGATGATGGAAGGCCTTGGAGTGGAGATGAAGAAACTGGGGAGACACATGAATAAAAGGCACAGAGAGTGAAATGAAAGCTGCTGCCAAGCTGGCAGCTGTTTTGGGCAGCATGTGTTCCTCACACACAGAGAGGAGGTGCAGGAGGTGCATTTTGCTCCCCCCTTGCTGAGCACCACACACAGCCATCCCCTCTCCCATGGGCTGTCCAGATACCCAGCCAGATGCTCCCACACCTTTCCAGATCATGGTGCACTCAGAAGGAGCCTTTTTCCTGTTTAAGATCAGCCTACAAAAGCACAGCTGAGTTTTCAGAAAGTGCTTTACCCCCTGCCTGCTTGCAATGATACATACAGCTTtcaacagaagtgaaaaaatgttgGGGGGAAGGAATCCTCCTCTGAGAATTTCCAGTGTTAAGGCCTTTGTGAAAGATGTCATTATAAAGAAATGAATGAATGCATTTGTCAACCTCTGGGAGGTTTCAGACTAGCTtctatttttatctctttttatcCCTTGAAGGAACTGAGAACTAATATTTGCAATGCCTGACTGAGGATATTAATGCTTTCAAAAAGCTGCCATTCCTTCCAGGCCAGGAAAGAGTAacctgtttgggttttttcactgGTTTGTCTCTTGAAATGAGATTTCTGTGACTGTTTTCAGTAAGATGTGCCTGTAGGACCATCCAAACCTGTCTGTTTAGCCAGTATCAAACTTTTAACAAATTTGAATGATGTGTGACCAGCTAATACACATCTAAAATacacttctttttgttttcttgcagtaTTTTTGCTGTGATACTGTTTAGTCTGAACTTACAGGCAGTCCAGAGACTACAGGTCCATATAAAATCATGAcatgaatttaaataaaactgtgaggggaaaaaaaacagaatgaaaaggaTGTTTTTAGAGCTGAATAATCTCATGGCTAACTCTTCTGCAGGTACCAAACTCTCTGAGTGTTAAGATTTTCTTGCCTCAAGCAGAAATATTCCTATTAATAGTTAGCAAGGAGGTAAATCATCAGTCCAGTGACTGGCATGTCCATGCCTCACACAAGCACCCACAAATAGGAGAAGGCTTTTTGAAACATCATCACTCACTACTGCAAGACTAGATGAGACTTGTCTAAAACACTGTTGATGTTGCATTTGATGAAGCAGAGATTTGCTCCAGTGTCAGAGCAACACTCCTGACCTCCTCTGGCCTCAACAGCAAACCATCAGCAGTGGAAATTGAGACTGGAGATCCCATCAAAAGGAGATGGCAAAGAGCTCACTGTGTAAGATTATATTAAAATCCCTTCCTTTAAGGAGCAAAGGTTTCATATATACTTTCAATCAGTACATTTCCAATTCCACTCTTCAGGACATGAAACTATTACCAGCCTAATCACACACTTACAGTCTCAGGACTTAGGCGTGGGGATGAGGACAAGACACTGCAACCTCTGTGTGTCCTGCCAGAGAAAGAGGCAGGCTTGGATTTTccaggactttttttcttcttgattattttctctgcaaaattaaaataagcaatTTAAAGGCAAATATGAATTAGCATATTGAGGACAGTTTATTATTTATGAGATGAAAATCAGGATCCTGGATGACTGAACTCATTAAAGACCATTTGGAACAGTTCCCATCTAGTTCTTCCATGGTACCCACACAACAAATGATTCACACAGTAATTAATGCCACGTCTTCCCAAACAATGCAGGCTTCCGAGAGGAAGGAATAGGAAATGGGTGAAACTGCACCAAAATAGCAAGAAGCTTAAAATACATACCAGCAAACCCAGGAAACTTGGTGTTAGGGTGATCACAGCTGCTTTGGTTGAACTTACTGGGCCAAAGACATTCCTGAATTAGCTCAGTGGGGTCAGACAAGGGGAGAGTTTGGCCAACGAGGCCTCTGCCCTGGCATAGCTTTCATCTGACCTTGTGTCAGGGGCTGGAACAGACAGCACTCCATCTTTCTGCCCACGTGGTATAAGACAAGAGAAACAAGCTTATTTTCTCCCCTAGCTGTAGCCCACAGGGTTATTTGCATAGCagtgaattaaatatttttccagcctTGCGactgaggccacagcttgagtcctgtgtccagttctgggcccctcagctcaggaaggagattgaggtgctggagcaggtccagagaagagcaaggaggctgtgaagggatccagcacaagtcctgtgaggaagggctgagggagctgggggtgttgaggctggagaagaggaggctcaggggagacctcatcactctctacaactccctgaaaggaggttggagccagggggggttgggctctgctcccaggcaactctcagcaagacaagagggcacaagaggtctcaagttgtgccaggggaggtttaggttggacattagaaggaatttctttatggagagggtgctcagacattggaatgggctgcccagggagggggtggatttttaagaagagcctggatgtggcactcagtgccatgggctgggaaccacagggggagtggatcaagggttggagttgatgatctcagaggtcctttccaacccaaatgactCTGGGGTTCTGTGACTGCCCATGAAAAgtccctgcaggcagagcaaCCCTGGGATCCCCCAGACAGGGCAGGCTGAGGaaccagcagcagaacagctgTGTCAGCACAGTGCTGTGCCTGGACAAGCCCTCTCTCTCAAGAGGTGGGAAGATAAGAAGTTTTGGCAGGCTGCCACATTTTTTAGCACCTACAAGCCCTGCATGGCAGCAGGGTGAGCTGTGCAGATGCACGGGCTGCTCAGAGCATCTTCCCTTGTGCCAGGGTGCCCACTCCTGAAAGGTGGGAAGGGGTTGGTTGGGTCTTGCAAGAAAGAATCACTCCCTTCTAGTTGGTTTTTACTGCTTGTGAAGGGCTGGTGGCCCCCACACCAAGCTCAGCACTCCATTTCAGGAGCAAGGAGAACAATCCCTAGAGCCACTCACCATCACTCAGAGCctgaggggctggcagggatgctCTGTGCATCCCAGAGATTTGTTCTCTTCCTGGGGGATCCTTATCCATTCAGCAGCTCATAAACACTGGTTGTGTCTTATGAGAGGAACTCAGGCACAGAGAAATTGGATCTTCCCAAGGAAACTTATGGCAAAAGAGGGAGCTGAAGCCAGATGTCTGGATTCCCCCATTGATGATCCTAAAACCCTGCTtattctggtttggttttcccaatcaataaagcagcagaacaggccAAGATTTTGCCCTGTCCATACATTTCAGCTTCACATCATGGCCACCACCATGGTAAGAGCCAGCAAGTTACAGACATCAGCAGGACACCAGTGGGAAGTATTCCATACTTGAGACCTGGCAGAGTAAGAATAAGCACAGAAACTGCATAGTTGAAGCCACCACAGTTGAGATCCCTAAAAAATGCTGTTAGCCAAGAAGAGGACCCAATCTTTAGAGTGGAAATTCCACTGCCAGGCAAGGCAGAGACAAATGTTCATTAGAGAGAGACATCTCCATCCCAGACCACCTTACTGAACCATAAGATTGCCACCACAtctccttaaaaaacaaaaagggtcATGAAAATCACAGGGCCAAAacttacttctcttttttttgacCTCCACAAGAGCTTTATACCTCTTGTTCACCAAGTGGGATAGAATATTTCTGTCCCCTCCCTACCAGGAACAGGCACTTGAGTATCACTCAGTCTCATgaggaggatctgctccagtTCTGCAGAACAACAGCCTGGGCTCCTTTAGTTTTGCTCTCtctaaaggagaaaaagcagtcaaattgattttaatttgattttaaagagaaaaaaaaggaacagctcAGAGGTTGAAAATGGGcaccaaacaaaacagctgtACTGTAAACCACTGAGAAAACATACTTTACAATGGTAATTATGACACATTCAACAATGAATGTCATTGGTGTCATGGTACAATGCACACAACACTGTTTCCTGCTCAAATATTTGCAGACATctccaattttttattttaatgaaagctCATCTAACTCTTGAAGTGACTTAAGAACTATTctcacaagaagaaaaaaagaaaaaagctcacaagagcttttgctttcagaagcCCTGTCAGATATTTGAACTGTAATTTGCCCCCAGTGGTTCCCAGCTTGAGCTGGAGGAATGCTGTAAATGGGGCTTTTTTAGGAAGTGGTGAGTCTGAAAAATCACTACTCAGAGAGAGAATGCTTAAATCCTGAGAGGGGACAAGAACCTATCCTGCCCCCCAGTTACAACAGGAAATTTAAAGATCCCCACACCTTGGAGCAAACTTTTGGTAGagattttctctgcttctcaagCAGGGACACAGATCTGCCCAGCTGTGTGATTAAGTTGTCCTCTTTGGATGGCTGAGCACCTGGAATCCTTTTGTCATTGAGTACATATGTGCATGACAAGTATAGGCTGCAGCCAGgaagccaaagaaaataaattgatcCCTTTGAGAACTCTCTGAGAGCTTCCCAGAGTGGGAAATGGATGGGGAGCAACACAATTTAAACAATGATCCATTGATTAATGCTAAATGATAGCATGCAAACCCATGGGTCTTCCAGTAATACCAAATGAGTTCATGATGGGTTTCTATGAAATAAAAGGGAAGACTGATGGTAAAGCATCCCTGTGCTAATGACACTCAGTTATTTAAGGAAATTGGCTTTGCACGTTGCTTGGTGTTATGCAAAGAATATTCAGTGGTTGACCCTTTTCactattgttttcttttagggAAAAGTGGCTATTGGCTTTAATAAGAacttttttaaagcacaggAAATCACCTCAGATGTGGCCCTTCTGGATCTGTCTCATTGTCATGTTCAATATAGCTGTCTGAGCTCCTGTATTTGTGACAtcctgcttcctgctgcctCACAGTGTCATTCTCTCCAGGATTTGCCAGATTTTCCCAAGTTTCCTCCAAGTGTCTGCTTCTGCTGAGTTTCCCCAGATCCATGAAAGATGCTGAGGCCTGCTCAGTACAGAAGGTGAAGCTGTGCTTTGCTGCAGTCCCATTAATCCTTGAAGAAATCTGGAATCAGAAAGGTAGCTGGCATGGGTTGGGTTTCCAAGCTGGCTGTGAAAGCCAGGGATTCACACATATCTTGAAggccaaacatttttttttttccccctgaggtAATGAGAAAACAACCCTGTGTGCCACCCCTGCTGACTTTGCAGCAGTAACTCAGCCATAAACCTTAACTCTCACCACTCTGAGAAAGTAAAATACTCAGGACAGCAGTGAAATAACTGAAAAGCCAGGGAAGAGGTTGGTGTTTGCCAAATGGAGAAGGgtcacacagacaaaaaatgtttattttaacacTCCCAAAGCCTGCTAAGGATagtagagaataaaaataaatgtgagagCTTTCACCCTGAATTAAGAGGAGTTAATGAGCATCTTTAGAGTAGCAACACAAGGGAAGGGTTTTTTGAGCTGTAGATCTGAGGAAGTTCTGTGCCAGCTGCTCTGATCACCCAAATGATGGGGCACTTTGTGGCCAGGAGGGTGCTGGAGAAACCCCAGTATCCTTCATTTTGATGGATACCAACCTGCCTGTGCCAATAACACCACTGCAACTGTTCCTGGACTGCTCCATACATCACTAGATCAGGGGCAGCACAAATTCAAGGATCACAAAGTAGAATTTGGACACAGGAAACAGCCAAGCTCCCCCAAAAACTCTGCACAACATACAGAAACATATCCAGACAGTAATTTCTGAATTGATACAACATTCTCATCTGACTTCACTCCTTTTCAAAACCTTTTGGAGATCCTTCAAGGGAGAAGCCTAAAGGTATTGCAAAAAAAGCTCAAGTGCtttataatttttcattgtttctgaACCTTAGAAGAAAGCTCATGACAAGAGAGAGAATTAGCAAGGGCTTCTATCCTTATTCCTGGATTTCTTCCTGTTTATTGCCCTTTTGCAAGTGGCTGACTCAACAGACAACTGAGAAAAGACTAAATAAGTCTTCTCTGGGTGGCATTTTAAACTGGAGTATTTTAAGAAGTGCTATTATGTTGCAGCTGAATATTCCAGTAGACTGTCTGACCCCCTTCTGAATCAGAGTGCCACTAAGCTAAATATTTGCACAAATTCCAAGCATTGCCCTACAGATTctgcacagagaaaagaaattttataaGCAGGTGAACAATGGCTCTTTACTCCAGCATTTAATCTCTAAAAGATGCAGTCTTTAGCACAACTAAAGAATAAGCAGATTTAAGTGATTTAAGAGCTAGCAAAATCTGTGCTTTCTCAAGatcttttgttttaataattataCTTCTCCACCCATAAAAATGTATACAACTGTATAGAGAGCTCCCTTTGTGTAGAGAGATCaataaatttgaatttttgCAGAATTTAAGGACAACAGAAAGCACTTCATAGAGTTCAGAAGATAGGATTTGAACCGAAATTGCTGAGTTGCTGCTCAAGATACCAACTGTCTGGATAAGAATTTTTTGCAGACAAAATGTTAGCACTTCAAACATACAAATAAGGTCACTGAAAGACTTCACTGAGTCAGCAAAATTCCTTAGTCTTCCAGTCTTTTAGAAACAAAAGACCCCAAAACCCAGAAGAATTGAAGCCTAGTTCTAAGGAAGGAGGACTGAGAGATTCCACTGAGAAAAACCagagctattttaaaaaagatgacTGAGTGTAACTAATGCAGATCCTAATAGGTATCTGCTGTCCttggggaagcagcagggagtgAAACTTTTCTTCCAAAACCCTGTCTCTCTGAGGTATGTTGGGTTTTGAAACCACTCTTTTTTGTGACATGAAATCTAAAGAAGTGTTATCACAAATCTCCTTAAAATGGTGGTTAgtagaaaaaaagattgtaaagaaaagaaaaaaagtcttttttgtCTTCCTAACTTGCAACTCAACACAAAATGCTTGTTTCTTATTAATTTTGCAGAGAAATATACTCCTGTTGCCAGAAGATTGACTtaataaaacacacaaacaagaaaaaacttaaaatcAATAACCCCTCTTCTATTTAAATAACTGTATTGTCACTAACTCAGACTGATCCTACACAGCTTATTAACACCCAGGCTTTTCACAAGTATTGAGCAACTTTTATTTACATggtctgcagaaaaaaaatgcagaaatagagCTTATTTTCAGGGACATGACACTGCAAATTTCACTTTCACATGAAACTCCTGGGAATACAGAAGCTCAGCATCCTGTAACAAGGCTGTAGCTCCACCATAATTTACCCCTTAATTTCAGTCACTGTAAGCACAGACAAAGATGTGTCCAACACAGGTTGGAAGTTTCAAAATTAAGAGGGTTTAATTGGAGTTTCAAAATTAATCATCCTGCTTACCTAAGTCCACCTGTAAAATGGTCAGAAGTCCTCTCCAGTGTTTTCCTGTGGGATCTCAAGAGCAACAATTTGACCACTGATAAAACCTCTGTCATTTTCCATGTTTCTGGAGATCTTTTGTCATTCTTCCTGGATGGGGAATGACAACTCAACTCCCAGACCCTCCTGGGAAGGGAATgggctggaggaaaaggaaacacaaggaaagcagaagaCTGATGGCAGGAGATGAATGTGGCAGGAAAATGGACTCATTTGTTTCAGCTGCCACAATGCCCCTACAATGGCAACACCTGAACACCAGCAGCCCTGAGAGCAGAGGCTTTGCAGCTCTTGGGCTGATGTGTTTAGAGGCAGTGAAGGAATGGAGAACAATTATTTACTTCTTACACCCTGGTTGCAATTCAgaggtcgggctctgctcccagatGAAACAGCTAATAAAAGGTGtcctttaataataataattatcaAGGGACCTGACCAAGAGTGAAGGGTTGGGTTCTTCAACCATTTCCTGATGGTTTTGGCTTTTCTAAAATAGTGATTGTGAGTTagcagagggaggaaaggggggaaaaggagggaataTAAAGAACCAAGAGAGAGAGGATCGGTCTCCAGTTGTAAATGGGGAGGGCATACTATAAATTTAACCAAACACCATGAGTTGAAGATACAACGTTTTAGAGTCAAATTACTAACTgaactaaaacatttttttcccaaacgCCTGTGGCAAGGAGACTCCATGCAAGAGAGGAGTGGTCAGAGAGAGGAGGGATCCCTCCTCACCAGGAAAAGGCGGGAAGTGAAGTTCTCCACAAGTGTGCCCAGCACCATTACCACTTTACACGCAGGCTGgagagaaaatctgaatttatcAACGCCTGTCCAAGACACTGGGGAATTAGAGAGATGGAGACCTTAAATAAGAAGAAACGTTTACAGCTGAGTGGCAAAACTTGATTAATGTAGAACCATAGGTTTTAAAATCTCAGATATGTACAGACCCTCGACTGTGGAGACTCAGTGCTTGGCACAGACCTCGATGTTTCTCCTGGGGTGTGCAGAGGCTGCGGAGAGGGAAAACCTCAGCTCCCCTGTGCATCCCCCCTGCGCTCCTCTGACTGACGGCTCCTACACACTCGTGACCCACAGCGTGGAAAACACCACCAGGACCTTGGGAACACCACCTCGGCCCCCAGAGCCGAGGGATAAGCAGATAAGCACCCCTCGACAGACGCTGGGCCTGCAGGGAATGGCGGGCAGCGCTTCCCCTGCCGGACTACAACTCCCAGGGTGCTTTGCGAAGCCGCCATGCTTGCGGGCGACCTCGGGGTCGCCTCTCGCGAGATCTGCGGCTGCCATGGCGACGGAGGGGCTGTTCGcgctggagctgctggtggaggCCCTGCGGGTGTCGGCTCCGGGCCCCCCGGTCTTCCCGGCCGTGGCCCTGCGTTTCCTGGACTTCCCCACCCTCTTGCTGCGCCCCGCCGCTTCCTCACCCCCCCTGCGGCCCGGGCTGCCCTTCCCCTTCGGCCGCGGCAAGCGCTGCCTCTTCCGCTGGCGCCGGGATTCGTTCTGCGCCGCTCTCCGCCGCCGCCCGCTCCGCGCTCTGCTCCTGGCGCTGCCCTCCGGGCTCTCCCCGGGAATCCCCCGCCTCCTCGGCACCTGCGAGGTCTCCCTGGCTCCCGCCGCCTCCGAGCTGCTGCAGAGGCCCGGGGCTCCCGCTTCCTGCGGCCGCCGCGCCGCTTTCCCGTTGCGGGACTCCGAGGGCCGCCCCGTCGGGGAGCTGGTCCTGAGCTACCGCCTTAGCAGGCTGGAGGCCTCTGAGGTGCCGGCCCCGCCGAGCCCCGACAGCTCCCTCGCTGCCACCTCTCCTGAGCCGGAGGGcgaggaggaaaaggaggaggaggaggaggagggtgaggagctggagggcaACATCTTTTGCCCCCCCGCGCTGTATTACAGCCGCCAGCCCGCCGAGCCTCGTCTGCCACCCGCGGGGAAATGGGAGCGTGGCGAGGCCTGGAGACCACAGGAGAAAGAGCAGGGCCAGAACTCCTCATTTCCCACCTCTGGCCCTTCGCTCTTGCACCCTGccagccctccccagctccGCGATGCCCTGGGGCAGCTGCCGCTACTCAGCGCTTTGCTGGCGGAGCTCTCGGTGCTGACCCAaagtgctgctcctgctgctctccaccCTCACCTGGCCGGGCTCTACCAGCCCCCCGGGAGCAGTGGGGGGGATGCACGGATCCCTGGTCCCAGCCACTCCTCTTCCTTGAAGCCTGCAGAGGCCCCTGGGATGCCCAGTGGGAGCAATGGATCTGTCAGCCCTCAAATTAAGGAAGGCCGACAAGAGGTCAGCTCAGCAGGGTCTGGTCAGGCAGGGAGAGGACCTAAGAAAGCTGCAGCCCGAGAAGAGAGAGGCTTGGATAGGAACTGCAGAGTTAAGGAAAACAGACCTCCCCGAAGGAAACTGTTGTACGGGCTGACAAATACACTGAGGCTACGGCTGCAGCAAACCAACCCTGACAAGCTGGTAATTCATGAAAGGAGGGAGCAGtacaggaaaaagcaaatggagatcctgaagaagagaagcCCTTCATCCAAAAGAAAACTGCTCAGAAATGCTGGAGAACGGGGTGTGGTTTCTTCCAAGCCTCCTAGCAAAAGAGACAGTTCAAAGCAGAATAATCATCCTGATAAAATAACTGGAGTTCCATTGCAAAAAAGTGCTG encodes the following:
- the MAP10 gene encoding microtubule-associated protein 10: MATEGLFALELLVEALRVSAPGPPVFPAVALRFLDFPTLLLRPAASSPPLRPGLPFPFGRGKRCLFRWRRDSFCAALRRRPLRALLLALPSGLSPGIPRLLGTCEVSLAPAASELLQRPGAPASCGRRAAFPLRDSEGRPVGELVLSYRLSRLEASEVPAPPSPDSSLAATSPEPEGEEEKEEEEEEGEELEGNIFCPPALYYSRQPAEPRLPPAGKWERGEAWRPQEKEQGQNSSFPTSGPSLLHPASPPQLRDALGQLPLLSALLAELSVLTQSAAPAALHPHLAGLYQPPGSSGGDARIPGPSHSSSLKPAEAPGMPSGSNGSVSPQIKEGRQEVSSAGSGQAGRGPKKAAAREERGLDRNCRVKENRPPRRKLLYGLTNTLRLRLQQTNPDKLVIHERREQYRKKQMEILKKRSPSSKRKLLRNAGERGVVSSKPPSKRDSSKQNNHPDKITGVPLQKSAVTGYVSMTDVSSDLQKQATERLLKSNGSVSKEHPCRGTTTPSGDEPVLKFAHKAKYVKTQISAAFPSDANAKGSDEEGLHHKTTEHGDASSVSDHKPSPSRSVENNSEFIYSDDFVASPENTVYSEDFTSAECTGRDSEALDHSPEPLDLESPKPGPSDSELESTRSRISKLSQRAESTSELLPIPSASSPVQSLKRTRDFKNSKRTGGESVDSLNLAGMDASGLDEAQWISEEENRSDQHVEEVSTLRSKRVSSDIDLSIGKGQTSVGKIQAVTPVSSSLPSNMSDSEPSALENSVSGKEDDFLGKLHVDNQYKDISELVISKLPGYTM